The DNA segment AAGCGATGGTGGGCATAAGTTagtgaatatttaatttggaCGTTAACTGCACGCATTCATTTAGGATATATAAATGGATTATTCGAACATAAAAGCTGGTATTATAGGCTGGTAAAAATGTTAGCTAAAACGGTAACGCTCATATAAAGTACATTATAGAATGAAAATGTGTAACACGTATTTTTTATTCCgcttttttcatttgtttcaaaacAAAGACCATCTAATAGTTGTGCTCTAAAAACAGAGAATTAAGTTTCTGCGACAAAATCGACATTCCGTGTCAAATATGATTCTAATGCGTCATCATAAATAATCCCTAAATCTGTTACGTCATTTGTTAAAAGTATCGACAAATTATCCGTACGCCatcgattatttttgtcgttgctgtcgataactcGGGAGAAAGAGAATTATAAAGTAATGGACGTCCAGGAACTTCATTCACTGAAGGAACTTTGTCAAATTCATTGCTGtttcaaattacaaattttaatgatttttctgtCTAATATCTAATCAAATTCctcagaaaacattttcttatctAAATTTAATTCAGTCCTCACAACTGGATAGCCAGAGGGTAGATATGAGAGTATGGACAATTGGGAACCACGCTGCATgaaggtaaaaaaaatatgatctATGACGTCGTTTATGTACTTGTACAGTccctatttcgaataagtctctaacaatattttcctcataatattttgttatatcTACAAATGCCAGTgctcaaataaaatatttcacttcTGTTACGAGTTTTAAGtatattttctctcaaaacttttttcataaaaaagaatatttttttgtatttctttcTCCAGGCGAAGATAAGAAGTGTATAGTATAATAATGTAGATATCTTGATTTTTTTACGGTTAAAGATGCACGTTGAGAGACTTCATATATAGAAgacgttttatgcaattgtTAAAGAATTGTCTTGTAACTTCTCGTTCTTGTTGGTTCATTTCCGAAACaagcaatttaaaataatccGAATTTATTCTATCTAATTCATTTCTATTCTTTTGAGAAAGACGTTTACAAATGgattttccattaattcaaatcatttatttgcacataaataaaatgatatcAATTTTACCAAAGTCATGACAAGACAAGTCTATCcgaaaaaaaagtataaaaaagtAATTCTTACAGCTGAATTTCTGTTCTCTGaagagaaattgttttttcaacGATCGATGTTCGACAATATACCTATACGTATTTATaggaacaacaaaattttatgttttcttttatttattttctcataATGTAGTCTTTTCAAGTTCGATACAGTTGAATAAGAttagatgaaaaaaaagaatcttttcgttttattttattgtaattttatcaGCGACTTCAGTAGTcatttttcgtcaaaaataTCCAATTTTGAGTTGAATCGGTAGGAAAGTAAAGAATTTTCTctcaattgaaatgaaaagacaAGCTACGAAGTCAGTCaatctaacaaaaaaatttaatggaaaattatagTAATAATAATGTGGATATGACAGTCTGTGACCATCTGTAATCAACAGAAATATAAATAACTGACTTTAAACGGTTTTATCTCTACCACTAGCTTTCGTGTACATTGTTCACCCGTATAAGCAAGCAGTACCACATttatttgtatgagtggatcagctgaaacaaaatgcgTCACTGATTTAAAAGTAGCCGACTGTAATTGTCCTAATGACATGCTTCATAAATGgtgatttcaaattttgattacaTACTAGGAACGAAAATGATTCGTTTTATAGAAGTATTTATAGAAGTattagaagtttttttttcgcatggGACAGTCAATAAAATACTTACTGAAATaaagtaacaaatttaatgatttagTTGAAAGAAAtctgccgtttctaaaagattAACGACACAGAAACATCGTTTATGTACTGAAGTCGTTcatatttaattgaatataTAAATTGTAACAAACATGCTTTAAAgtatgtaaataaaaacaaaatgcgaTATTATTCGATTAGGATTTTAATAATTCACTCACATTACGTATATTCACTGGTTTAGGGATATTTCcatagtcaaataaaatattatgttTCCATAGGTAAATTCAATTCCAATATTtaacaacgattttatttacatctGTAGTACCATGACACATTAGAcaattgtaattaatttacgacattcaattaaatatgaatgaaattgtacACAACATAATGTAAAACAAATCTCCATGTGCAACGAGGGACTATAAGAGTTTTACTAAACATTTTTGCATTTcgatcaaaattacatgtccgacaaattatttattttttgtccgCTTATGTAATCcaaacaaattaataaaagaaattacaataattatcgaaaacGCACATAACACGCAATCGACACTAATTAGTAATTAGTATTAATGATACCGGTGTAttccattgaaattgaaagtgTTTATAGTAATGAATGCATATGATTATTATATGACGGAGCTTAGAAATTAAAATGGTCAATTCGGTATAAAAGACAATGACAATTTGTTTGGCTTATCAATTGCGTTTGATCATCGGTCAAAGTGTTTTGTGGTAAAATGAAGGTGAGCGAAATAATTGATAAACATTGGGTcttaaaccaaaaataatttctttagttatattcaaattcaatcgAAATGGTTTAAGAGAATAAAGTAGATATCTAACGAGATACCtcttttacagaaaataacAATTCTGTTACTCGGGTGTGTGACAATACTGTCGACGACGAATGGATACCCATCGGCATCGTACAGCAATGTACGGCTGCAGAAATCGCAACCAACTCATGCGCCGCCATCGGTTGGAAGCAGCATACCGAACGATATAATATCCAATCCAAATCTAGCAACTGAACCACCCCGACCTGAGAGTACATTTGAAAAGGCAATGGATAATTTGAAAGTTTCACCTCAAAGTGACGAAAATATACTAGCCAATCGAAAAGTGAGGGATGCTAAATGGAACGAGAGTGCTAAAGAGAATGGACTAAATGAATTCAGAAACAGCAAAGACATTGAAAAAGGTataattgagaattttgacGGAATTGACCAACATTATGATGattttacagaaaacgaaaacggTAAAGAGAACCAAGAGTTTGACGATGACAACGCTACCCACGATAAATTTGATTACGATAAATTTAAATCGATTGAAGGTTCTCCTGGCAGCGAGAATAAAACTGAAGACGATCTGGATAAGTCGAATTCGTTTGTCGGAATCTACAATGGATGGGGTGGAGGTTATGGAGGATGGGGCGGCGGATGGGGTGGTGGATGGGGAGGTTGGGGAGGTGGATGGGGAGGCGGATGGGGAGGTTGTTGTGGAGGATGGGGCGGCGGATGGGGAGGTGGATGGGGAGGTCCATGGTATGGCTAAGATAATGTTTTGTTAATTAGATTTAATAAGTTTctgcattttttgttgtaaataaagactttcttcacttttgttaAGTTTGTTGTGTTGTTGTGTATTTCTCATCTTAAATAttcctatttttcatgtttcattgCCAAAGAAGTCTCTTtaataagaaaagaaataaCAACAAAGAGTAAAGACTTTGATTCGCACCGTTTAACAAGTTACATTACCATCGTGTGTTTTATACACACTTTCCACAACACAATCCCCAGATCAAATTATACTTTCGCAAATGTAAATGTAGCTGACTTCAACTTCATAACAGTTGCGAGAAAATTCAGCTTGATGTCGTTGCTAAAATATTCACACAGTCGTTGCCGTTGAAATGTGTCCAATAGTATACTCGTCGAAAGGGCTTTCAAATCGCTCCATTTTACATTCCATAGAAAACCGAAACGTGGTATCTTATCTAGCAAGACAATATCATAAAGCGTtgcatttatttgaaaaattccacAAGAAATATAAATTGTAATGTAGTAGGAGTGCACAGACTAAAAGTTCTTACAAAGGAGTGTGCtgttaaatgtaaaatatttattgaacttTTTTGAGGGagaagtaaataaataaataaataaaaatatgccCCAAAGGAACAAAGATA comes from the Bradysia coprophila strain Holo2 unplaced genomic scaffold, BU_Bcop_v1 contig_358, whole genome shotgun sequence genome and includes:
- the LOC119081483 gene encoding glycine-rich RNA-binding protein-like encodes the protein MKKITILLLGCVTILSTTNGYPSASYSNVRLQKSQPTHAPPSVGSSIPNDIISNPNLATEPPRPESTFEKAMDNLKVSPQSDENILANRKVRDAKWNESAKENGLNEFRNSKDIEKENENGKENQEFDDDNATHDKFDYDKFKSIEGSPGSENKTEDDLDKSNSFVGIYNGWGGGYGGWGGGWGGGWGGWGGGWGGGWGGCCGGWGGGWGGGWGGPWYG